Proteins encoded together in one Vibrio metoecus window:
- a CDS encoding M14 family metallopeptidase gives MSAFYPIGVPGQPWQAAERQAWLAQRHIQREYQQEVVPKIWALQDQFEISTYGALAFDPIRYPLYVVKSRNWDASKPTVLITGGVHGYETSGVHGALQFLATAAEPYLPHFNLLAAPCVSPWGYETINRWNPDAIDPNRSFVQNSPAQEAALLMAMVAEHEPILLHIDLHETTDTDESEFRPALAARDGKDYLAGTIPDGFYTVGDTENPQLDFQQAVINSVRCVTHIAPADDKNQIIGSPVVADGIILYPMRGLGLCGGMTDCTYGTTTEVYPDSPKVTAQNCNDAQVAAIVGALDYVLANQPSLLS, from the coding sequence ATGTCAGCTTTTTACCCTATCGGTGTGCCTGGTCAACCTTGGCAAGCCGCAGAGCGTCAAGCATGGCTCGCACAACGCCATATCCAACGCGAATACCAACAAGAAGTCGTACCAAAAATTTGGGCATTGCAAGATCAATTTGAGATCAGCACTTACGGTGCTCTTGCTTTTGATCCTATTCGCTATCCGTTGTATGTGGTGAAAAGCCGCAACTGGGATGCCAGCAAACCCACAGTGCTCATCACTGGTGGGGTACATGGCTATGAAACCAGTGGTGTGCACGGTGCGCTGCAATTTTTAGCCACCGCTGCAGAGCCTTATTTGCCCCACTTCAATCTGCTTGCTGCGCCTTGTGTGAGCCCTTGGGGTTACGAAACCATCAATCGTTGGAACCCAGATGCCATCGATCCCAACCGCTCTTTTGTTCAGAACAGTCCGGCACAAGAGGCCGCCTTATTGATGGCGATGGTTGCGGAGCACGAGCCCATTTTGCTGCATATTGATCTGCACGAAACGACCGATACAGATGAATCTGAGTTTCGTCCCGCCTTAGCGGCGCGAGATGGCAAAGACTACCTTGCAGGAACCATCCCTGATGGTTTTTACACCGTCGGAGATACTGAAAATCCGCAACTTGACTTTCAGCAAGCAGTGATTAATTCGGTACGCTGCGTGACGCATATCGCCCCAGCAGATGACAAAAACCAGATCATTGGCTCACCCGTGGTCGCAGATGGCATCATCCTCTATCCGATGAGAGGACTGGGCTTGTGTGGCGGCATGACTGATTGTACTTACGGCACCACTACCGAGGTCTACCCAGATAGCCCCAAAGTCACGGCGCAAAACTGCAATGATGCACAGGTCGCGGCCATTGTTGGCGCGCTCGATTATGTGCTCGCCAATCAGCCAAGCCTACTAAGCTAA
- the malG gene encoding maltose ABC transporter permease MalG: MAMVQGKSLKYRVWATHATLWVFLALIIFPLLMIVAISFREGNFATGSLIPDRPSLEHWKLALGIAVQNADGTVTPPPFPVMTWLWNSVKVAGITSVLIVALSTTSAYAFARMRFKGKETILKAMMIFQMFPAVLALVALYALFDKLGQYIPFLGLNTHGGLIFSYLGGIALHVWTIKGYFETIDRSLEEAAALDGATPWQAFRLVLLPLSVPILAVVFILSFIGVVGEVPVASLLLSDVNSYTLAVGMQQYLYPQNYLWGDFAAAAVLSALPITIVFLLAQRWLVGGLTAGGVKG; encoded by the coding sequence ATGGCGATGGTACAAGGCAAATCTCTCAAGTATCGCGTGTGGGCAACCCATGCGACACTCTGGGTGTTCCTAGCGTTAATTATTTTCCCACTACTGATGATTGTCGCGATCTCGTTTCGCGAAGGTAACTTCGCAACCGGCAGCTTGATTCCGGATCGTCCTTCATTGGAGCACTGGAAGCTAGCATTGGGTATTGCAGTACAAAATGCTGATGGCACAGTGACACCGCCCCCTTTTCCTGTCATGACATGGCTGTGGAACTCGGTAAAAGTGGCGGGCATTACATCGGTATTGATTGTGGCGCTTTCTACTACTTCGGCTTACGCCTTTGCTCGTATGCGTTTTAAAGGCAAAGAAACCATCTTAAAAGCGATGATGATTTTCCAAATGTTCCCTGCAGTTCTGGCCTTGGTCGCGTTGTATGCCTTGTTTGATAAGCTTGGGCAGTACATTCCCTTCTTGGGCTTGAACACGCATGGTGGGCTGATCTTCTCCTACCTTGGTGGGATTGCGCTGCATGTTTGGACCATTAAAGGTTACTTCGAAACTATCGACCGTTCATTAGAAGAAGCCGCAGCTTTGGATGGCGCTACACCATGGCAAGCGTTCAGATTGGTGCTGCTTCCGTTATCTGTGCCTATCCTTGCGGTGGTATTCATTCTGTCATTTATTGGTGTGGTGGGTGAAGTTCCGGTGGCGTCTTTGCTGCTTTCTGATGTAAACTCATACACGCTTGCGGTTGGTATGCAGCAGTATCTTTATCCTCAGAACTATCTGTGGGGGGATTTTGCCGCCGCTGCGGTGCTCTCAGCACTTCCAATCACGATCGTATTTTTACTTGCACAGCGTTGGCTTGTCGGAGGACTTACCGCTGGCGGTGTGAAAGGATAA
- a CDS encoding HD-GYP domain-containing protein, whose protein sequence is MSVAKNTFPLSELMISLTTALDMTEGQPPEHCIRCCWIGMHIGMQLELTESDLHDLFFTLLLKDAGCSSNAARICELYATDDLTFKRRYKTVGTSLSSVINFIVKNTGSEQSWTERILTTIDILKNGNDYAQELIQTRCTRGADVARELRFSEAVAQGIHSLDEHWNGQGRPAQLKGESIPLFARIALLAQVFDVFQVEHDLDEAVQEIIARSGVWFDPHLVEIVEQLVDNPRFVAGLQSPDISLRVMNLPPAQAHLPLDDEYLECIVTAFGKIVDAKSPYTAGHSERVAVYTDLIARQLAISDSDRAWLRRAALLHDIGKLGVSNAILDKPGKLNDVEWQAVQAHAAFTEQILQKLSPFKTLARMAGAHHEKLDGTGYPRGIKGDEISVMTRVITTADIFDALSAERPYRAAMPTEKALAIMEENLYTAIDPECFSALKLALNQLPVEYTQQLDAPAVSMTEIDSN, encoded by the coding sequence ATGAGTGTTGCAAAGAATACATTTCCCCTCTCTGAATTAATGATTTCGCTGACCACAGCGCTCGATATGACAGAAGGACAGCCACCAGAACACTGTATTCGGTGTTGTTGGATTGGCATGCATATCGGGATGCAATTAGAACTCACAGAGTCTGACCTTCATGATCTGTTTTTTACCCTATTGTTGAAAGATGCGGGTTGTAGCAGTAATGCAGCGCGAATTTGTGAGCTGTATGCCACCGATGATCTGACGTTTAAACGGCGTTATAAAACGGTGGGAACCAGTCTTTCCAGTGTGATCAACTTTATTGTGAAAAACACTGGCTCAGAGCAAAGCTGGACGGAGCGCATTTTAACCACGATAGATATTTTGAAAAATGGCAACGACTATGCGCAAGAGCTGATTCAAACCCGTTGTACTCGTGGTGCGGATGTGGCAAGAGAGCTGAGATTTAGCGAGGCGGTGGCTCAGGGTATACATTCACTGGATGAGCATTGGAATGGTCAAGGGCGACCAGCACAGTTGAAAGGGGAATCTATTCCACTTTTTGCTCGCATTGCCTTATTGGCGCAAGTGTTTGATGTCTTTCAAGTTGAACATGATTTAGACGAAGCGGTGCAGGAGATCATCGCACGTAGCGGAGTGTGGTTTGATCCGCACTTGGTCGAGATTGTCGAACAGTTGGTAGATAACCCACGCTTTGTGGCGGGTCTTCAGTCTCCAGATATCAGCTTGCGGGTGATGAACCTGCCTCCGGCTCAAGCGCATTTACCTTTGGATGATGAGTATTTGGAATGCATAGTGACGGCATTTGGGAAAATCGTCGATGCCAAAAGTCCGTATACGGCTGGGCATAGTGAGCGAGTCGCGGTTTACACAGATTTAATCGCACGGCAACTGGCCATCTCTGACTCCGATCGAGCTTGGTTGCGACGCGCAGCATTGTTGCACGACATTGGTAAGTTAGGGGTAAGTAACGCGATTTTAGATAAACCAGGTAAGTTAAATGATGTGGAATGGCAAGCGGTGCAAGCTCATGCCGCATTCACCGAACAAATTTTGCAGAAGCTGTCACCTTTCAAAACCCTAGCGCGGATGGCGGGCGCACATCATGAAAAACTCGATGGTACGGGCTATCCGCGAGGGATAAAAGGCGATGAAATTAGCGTGATGACCCGAGTGATAACGACGGCGGATATTTTTGATGCGCTCAGTGCGGAGCGGCCTTACCGCGCAGCGATGCCGACAGAAAAAGCACTGGCCATCATGGAGGAGAATCTTTATACCGCGATCGATCCGGAATGTTTTTCTGCGTTGAAATTAGCACTTAATCAATTACCCGTGGAATACACTCAGCAGTTAGACGCTCCGGCGGTTTCCATGACAGAAATCGATAGCAACTAG
- a CDS encoding GGDEF domain-containing protein: MIELNSIEELFDNQQFTLHEIVLNELGVYVFVKNRRGEYLYANPLTLELFNTDESSLIGKTDHDFFFDDQLSDILAADQHVFETRSSVIHEERATAKSNGLVRVYRAVKHPILHRLTGEVIGLIGVSTDITDIVELREQLYQLANTDSLTQLCNRRKLWADFRSAFTRAKNSKQPLSCISIDIDNFKLINDQFGHDKGDEVLCFLAKLFNDVISEHHFCGRVGGEEFIIVLENTDVETAFALAEQIRQRFAEHPFFDQQEHIYLCAGVSSLHHGDHDIADIYRRSDQALYKAKRSGRNRCCIYRQSTN; encoded by the coding sequence ATGATTGAACTTAATAGTATTGAAGAGCTTTTTGATAACCAGCAGTTCACCTTGCACGAGATTGTGCTCAATGAGCTGGGCGTGTATGTTTTTGTCAAAAATCGTCGTGGGGAATATCTCTACGCCAATCCCCTCACTTTAGAATTGTTCAATACCGATGAATCCTCTTTAATTGGTAAGACTGACCACGATTTTTTCTTTGATGACCAGCTCAGTGATATCTTAGCCGCCGATCAACATGTCTTTGAGACGCGCTCATCCGTCATTCATGAAGAACGTGCCACGGCTAAATCAAATGGGCTAGTACGGGTCTACCGAGCAGTAAAACACCCAATTTTGCACCGACTCACCGGTGAAGTTATCGGGTTAATTGGTGTCTCAACCGACATCACTGACATTGTTGAGCTACGTGAACAACTCTACCAGCTCGCCAATACCGACTCTTTAACTCAGCTGTGCAATCGACGTAAATTGTGGGCGGATTTTCGTTCAGCCTTCACTCGCGCAAAAAATTCAAAGCAACCCTTAAGCTGCATCTCTATCGATATCGATAACTTCAAACTGATCAATGACCAATTTGGTCACGATAAAGGCGATGAGGTGTTGTGTTTCCTCGCTAAACTCTTCAATGACGTCATTTCAGAGCACCATTTCTGTGGCCGCGTAGGCGGTGAGGAATTCATCATAGTGCTAGAGAATACGGACGTAGAAACAGCTTTCGCGTTAGCAGAGCAAATCCGCCAACGTTTCGCTGAGCACCCTTTCTTCGATCAACAAGAGCATATCTATCTGTGCGCGGGCGTATCTAGCCTACATCATGGAGATCATGATATTGCGGATATTTATCGACGATCTGACCAAGCTCTGTATAAAGCGAAACGCAGTGGGCGCAACCGTTGCTGTATCTATCGTCAATCCACAAACTAA
- a CDS encoding acyl-CoA thioesterase, whose translation MSSGKREITLRFLAEPGDVNFGGKVHGGAVMKWIDLAAYACAAAWSGKYCITAYAGGIRFVAPIHVGNLVEVNAKVIYTGKTSMHIAIDVQASDPKFLKNHLTTHCIVIMVAVDEAGKPSLVPEWVPQTKEDQELRASAIRLMNMRTEIGEEMEAHVKYLKN comes from the coding sequence ATGAGCAGTGGCAAACGAGAGATCACATTACGTTTTCTGGCAGAACCAGGGGATGTCAATTTTGGGGGCAAAGTGCACGGTGGTGCGGTAATGAAATGGATTGACCTTGCTGCCTATGCTTGTGCCGCAGCTTGGAGTGGTAAATACTGCATTACAGCTTATGCGGGCGGTATACGCTTTGTAGCCCCCATTCATGTCGGCAACCTAGTCGAAGTGAATGCCAAGGTAATCTATACCGGAAAAACCTCCATGCACATCGCAATTGACGTACAGGCTAGCGATCCCAAATTCCTGAAAAACCATCTCACCACTCATTGCATCGTGATCATGGTAGCAGTGGATGAAGCTGGAAAACCTTCACTCGTGCCTGAATGGGTTCCGCAAACCAAAGAAGATCAGGAATTACGTGCTTCCGCGATCCGATTAATGAACATGCGCACTGAGATCGGTGAAGAAATGGAAGCGCACGTCAAATATCTGAAAAATTAA
- the cspE gene encoding transcription antiterminator/RNA stability regulator CspE: protein MSNKMTGSVKWFNETKGFGFLTQDNGGNDVFVHFNSIQSEGFKTLTEGQRVSFTVEQGKKGPQASNVVTL from the coding sequence ATGTCTAATAAAATGACTGGTTCTGTAAAATGGTTCAACGAAACTAAAGGTTTTGGTTTTCTTACTCAAGATAACGGTGGCAACGATGTGTTTGTTCACTTTAATTCTATCCAGTCAGAAGGTTTTAAAACTTTGACTGAAGGTCAACGTGTTAGCTTCACGGTTGAACAAGGTAAGAAAGGCCCACAAGCGTCTAACGTAGTTACGCTGTAA
- a CDS encoding MFS transporter: MFLKVMLFLIAFLVGADELMLGPILTPIGHDLGVPPERVTLFITVYSVALALIAPLLGGWSDRFGRLAIMLPASIIFGAASIATGLVETFEWGILTRILTGLASAGMLPIAFAMAADRSSTDMMKCIASVQSGLTLGMISSPALGALFAEWLSWRAAFIALGLASWGVALGLLIIRVQDDEKPKVAHHDEVESAKLWKIPGALGGLSAMCLGLGGGIGLFNLIGQHLHDTQGMPIWSVGSLYAVLGFISVLGNVLLPRLAHRFESGRQIMRLALVVCLVSSVGFYLYPAQQLTLLMLPLFFWALAGGIGSPALQSYLSGLSSQHRGRLLSWAMTMMHIGVAVWSATAGLAYSMGNWAMALLAILLFGSAIVVLRPVRR, translated from the coding sequence ATGTTTTTAAAGGTTATGTTATTTCTGATTGCCTTCTTAGTCGGGGCGGATGAACTGATGTTAGGTCCGATTCTGACACCGATTGGCCATGACTTAGGTGTCCCTCCTGAGCGAGTGACCTTATTCATCACGGTTTACAGTGTCGCGTTAGCGTTGATCGCTCCGCTACTGGGTGGGTGGTCGGATCGCTTCGGGCGCTTAGCTATTATGTTACCTGCCTCGATCATTTTTGGTGCAGCTTCGATTGCGACCGGATTGGTCGAAACTTTTGAATGGGGCATCCTCACGCGGATCCTCACGGGATTAGCCAGTGCAGGGATGTTACCCATTGCTTTCGCGATGGCGGCCGATCGCTCAAGTACAGACATGATGAAGTGCATTGCTTCCGTACAATCAGGGCTCACTTTGGGCATGATCTCTAGCCCTGCCCTTGGTGCCTTGTTTGCTGAGTGGCTCTCTTGGCGTGCAGCGTTCATTGCTTTAGGTTTGGCTTCTTGGGGCGTTGCGTTAGGGTTGCTCATCATTCGCGTTCAAGATGATGAAAAACCGAAAGTCGCCCATCACGATGAGGTTGAATCAGCCAAACTCTGGAAGATCCCAGGGGCTTTAGGCGGCTTATCCGCCATGTGTTTGGGGTTAGGTGGCGGAATTGGCTTATTCAACTTAATAGGACAACATCTGCACGACACACAAGGCATGCCGATCTGGTCAGTCGGCAGTCTCTATGCCGTACTGGGATTCATCAGCGTGTTGGGCAATGTATTGCTCCCTCGCCTTGCTCATCGTTTTGAAAGCGGAAGACAAATCATGCGACTAGCTTTGGTAGTTTGTCTGGTGAGCAGTGTCGGATTTTACCTTTATCCTGCGCAGCAGCTTACTTTACTGATGCTGCCGCTGTTTTTTTGGGCACTCGCCGGAGGTATAGGCTCACCCGCACTGCAAAGTTATCTCTCAGGTTTGTCGTCCCAACATCGTGGGCGACTACTTTCATGGGCAATGACTATGATGCATATCGGTGTGGCTGTGTGGTCTGCCACCGCCGGACTGGCTTACAGTATGGGTAATTGGGCAATGGCACTCCTCGCCATTTTACTGTTTGGTTCTGCGATTGTGGTATTGCGTCCGGTTCGGCGTTAA
- a CDS encoding DeoR/GlpR family transcriptional regulator: protein MKAVKRHQEIIELVQAQGFVSTEELVDRFDVSPQTIRRDLNELADANKLRRNHGGATIATSSENSSYHTRQVSYQDEKEKVAAALVEHIPDGATLFIDIGTTPEAIARALMVNHHQLRVVTNNLNVATMLMSKPDFSIILAGGEVRNKDGGVTGEATLDFISQFRLDFGILGISGIDYDGSLLDFDYHEVRVKRAIIENSRSVFLAIDHSKFGRNAMVKLGTLADVDLIITDQTPPKEIESFAKEHEVTIQVV, encoded by the coding sequence GTGAAAGCAGTTAAGCGCCATCAAGAAATCATTGAATTAGTTCAAGCCCAAGGGTTTGTGAGTACAGAAGAGCTGGTAGATCGATTTGATGTCAGCCCACAAACCATACGCCGCGATCTCAACGAACTTGCAGATGCCAATAAACTACGCCGCAACCATGGTGGCGCAACGATTGCCACCAGTTCAGAAAACTCCTCATACCATACTCGACAAGTATCCTATCAAGATGAAAAAGAAAAAGTCGCTGCCGCTTTAGTGGAACATATTCCTGATGGTGCAACACTGTTTATTGATATCGGCACAACACCAGAAGCCATTGCACGTGCTTTGATGGTTAATCACCACCAACTGCGAGTGGTGACCAACAATTTAAACGTTGCGACGATGCTAATGAGTAAACCTGACTTCAGTATCATTCTTGCGGGCGGTGAAGTACGTAACAAAGATGGCGGCGTTACCGGTGAAGCCACTCTGGATTTTATCTCACAGTTTCGTTTGGATTTCGGCATTTTAGGCATCAGTGGCATTGATTACGACGGCTCGCTTCTGGATTTCGACTACCATGAAGTGCGCGTAAAACGTGCAATTATCGAAAATAGCCGTAGCGTGTTCCTTGCTATTGACCACAGTAAATTTGGTCGTAACGCGATGGTGAAACTCGGTACACTCGCCGATGTCGACTTAATCATTACCGACCAAACACCACCAAAAGAGATCGAATCATTCGCGAAAGAGCATGAAGTCACCATTCAAGTGGTGTAA
- a CDS encoding AraC family transcriptional regulator, whose protein sequence is MKKRTRHLHPSLSIEHPPSEVFMNFEAFLSNTETREHSHAWGQVQLISGGILEMEAEDTRFLAPPHLAIWVPAGICHRSYNRKPIEYCSLNIASNLTSAFPAKTSLIKVTSIVSAIIDDFRERNINVAHSSEDKRLVQVLLDQLATRETQHHFLPSTNHKHLAPILASVEENPTDNTTLQQWAEKVHTTERTLARHCQAELGMSFTEWRLRVRYLYSMELLRQGHAVKEVALTLGYNQASPFITMFKKYSGLTPEQYKSRLLA, encoded by the coding sequence TTGAAAAAACGCACTCGTCATCTCCATCCTTCATTATCCATTGAACACCCACCCTCCGAGGTGTTTATGAATTTTGAAGCCTTTTTATCTAATACGGAAACTCGCGAGCACAGCCACGCTTGGGGGCAAGTGCAGCTCATTTCTGGCGGGATTTTGGAAATGGAAGCGGAGGATACGCGCTTTCTAGCACCTCCTCACTTAGCCATTTGGGTTCCTGCGGGGATCTGTCATCGAAGCTACAATCGTAAACCTATCGAATATTGTTCGCTTAATATTGCCTCTAATTTGACCTCGGCGTTTCCTGCTAAAACCAGTTTAATTAAGGTAACGTCGATTGTTTCGGCCATTATTGATGATTTTAGAGAACGTAACATCAATGTCGCGCACAGCAGTGAAGATAAGCGATTAGTGCAAGTGTTACTCGATCAACTGGCGACTCGCGAAACTCAGCATCACTTTCTTCCTTCGACAAATCACAAACATTTAGCGCCGATTTTGGCTTCAGTGGAAGAAAATCCAACCGATAACACGACATTGCAGCAGTGGGCAGAGAAGGTGCATACCACGGAGCGAACGTTAGCGCGCCATTGTCAGGCAGAATTGGGTATGAGCTTTACGGAATGGCGGCTTCGGGTGCGCTATCTCTATTCTATGGAATTGTTACGCCAAGGTCATGCCGTAAAAGAGGTGGCACTAACGCTCGGCTATAACCAAGCCAGCCCATTTATCACCATGTTTAAAAAATACTCCGGGTTGACCCCGGAGCAGTATAAAAGTCGATTATTAGCTTAG
- the malF gene encoding maltose ABC transporter permease MalF encodes MQSVQGTQAMSDPTAVRPADKRAFLKWAVLGAVGIVNGYATILMYSRGEVAFALLTLILTTLALYVFGSRKTYAHRYIYPGIAGMILFILFPLAYTVGLAFTNYSAKNQLTLERTQSVLMDQTFQSGESYAFQLYNTEQGYRLVIENGEERLATPPFSLSSNIPSDLNLEAIGGIEGDIEPIKTIVGYRTQLSGIDLHFPDGEDIRMSGLRKFAAVKPLYTLQDDGETLTNNQSGQTLRPNMEIGFYQPINESGEFVGERVSPGFVVSIGTHNFERVWKDDGIKEPFINIFIWTVIFSVLTVIFTLMIGLVLASVVQWEALKGRAIYRVLLILPYAVPAFISILIFRGLFNQSFGEINMVLNGLFGLSPAWFSDPLMAKTMVLIVNTWLGFPYMMILCMGLLKAIPDDLYEASAIDGANFINNFTKITLPMMIKPLTPLLIASFAFNFNNFVMIQLLTQGGPNRIGTSEPAGYTDLLVSYTYRIAFEGGGGQDFGLASAIATLIFLLVGALALLNLRFTKLSQQ; translated from the coding sequence ATGCAGTCAGTTCAAGGTACACAGGCTATGTCCGATCCAACTGCGGTACGTCCAGCCGACAAACGTGCGTTTTTAAAATGGGCAGTACTTGGCGCGGTAGGTATCGTGAATGGCTACGCAACCATTCTTATGTATTCTCGTGGGGAGGTAGCGTTTGCATTGCTGACGCTGATCCTCACCACTTTGGCACTGTATGTTTTCGGTAGTCGTAAAACTTACGCACATCGTTATATTTATCCCGGTATTGCGGGGATGATTCTGTTTATTCTGTTCCCACTGGCCTACACCGTTGGCCTAGCTTTCACAAACTACAGCGCGAAAAACCAGCTTACTCTTGAGCGCACACAATCGGTGTTGATGGATCAAACCTTCCAAAGTGGTGAGAGTTATGCTTTCCAACTTTATAACACCGAGCAAGGCTACCGTTTGGTGATTGAAAATGGTGAAGAGCGTTTAGCTACTCCTCCTTTCTCTCTCAGCAGCAATATTCCGTCGGATCTTAACCTTGAAGCGATTGGTGGCATTGAGGGGGACATCGAGCCGATTAAGACCATCGTTGGGTATCGCACGCAACTGAGCGGCATCGATCTGCATTTCCCTGATGGTGAAGACATTCGCATGAGTGGCCTACGTAAATTTGCTGCGGTGAAACCCCTCTATACCTTGCAGGATGATGGTGAAACACTCACCAACAACCAATCCGGTCAGACGTTGCGCCCCAATATGGAGATTGGTTTTTATCAACCCATCAATGAGAGCGGCGAATTTGTCGGTGAGCGAGTTTCACCAGGATTTGTGGTGTCAATTGGCACACACAACTTTGAACGAGTATGGAAAGATGATGGCATCAAAGAGCCGTTTATCAACATCTTCATCTGGACGGTGATTTTCTCGGTACTGACGGTGATTTTCACCCTGATGATCGGTCTTGTATTAGCCAGCGTGGTGCAATGGGAAGCATTGAAAGGACGTGCGATTTATCGTGTGCTGCTGATCTTGCCTTACGCGGTGCCTGCTTTCATTTCGATCTTGATTTTCCGTGGCCTGTTCAACCAGAGCTTCGGTGAGATTAACATGGTGCTCAATGGCTTGTTTGGCTTAAGCCCTGCTTGGTTCTCAGATCCGTTAATGGCCAAAACCATGGTGTTAATTGTGAACACTTGGCTTGGCTTCCCTTACATGATGATCTTGTGTATGGGCTTACTGAAAGCGATTCCTGATGATTTGTACGAAGCATCGGCGATTGATGGTGCGAATTTTATTAACAACTTCACCAAAATCACCTTGCCGATGATGATCAAACCGCTGACTCCGTTATTGATTGCCAGCTTTGCTTTTAACTTCAACAACTTTGTGATGATTCAGCTTTTAACTCAAGGTGGGCCAAACCGCATCGGTACTTCTGAGCCTGCGGGTTATACCGATCTTCTGGTGAGTTATACCTACCGCATCGCGTTTGAAGGTGGTGGCGGTCAAGACTTTGGTTTGGCGAGTGCGATTGCGACGCTGATCTTCTTGCTAGTGGGCGCGTTAGCGCTGCTCAACCTGCGTTTTACTAAGCTGAGCCAACAATAA
- a CDS encoding DMT family transporter yields MIYLLPFLTVLIWGGNSIVNKLAAATIEPSAMSFYRWLLAMAILTPFCLPSAIRQWAVVKHNFSKLAFLALLGMVLNQSLGYYAGLTTTATNMSLITSFVPLMSVFISLPLLNKPISALSIVGGVLSLCGLAYMLGEGNPLFFLHQSVTEGDALMVMAALVYALYCVLLKRWKMPFSNWTLIYLQGVCAVFMLTPLWLTSDHLLPTEGSLSLIAYAGIAASLLAPWMWVKAIDAIGADSTAMFMNLLPVFSVSLAATLLGETVQPYHLLGGLLVISGVALSQLKIQRRNDDGVEKVTQV; encoded by the coding sequence ATGATTTATCTTCTGCCATTTTTAACTGTGTTGATTTGGGGTGGCAACTCGATTGTCAACAAACTCGCCGCCGCCACTATTGAGCCAAGCGCAATGAGTTTTTATCGCTGGTTATTAGCTATGGCCATTCTTACCCCATTCTGCTTACCCAGTGCCATTCGCCAGTGGGCGGTGGTTAAGCACAACTTCAGCAAACTGGCATTTTTGGCTTTGCTCGGTATGGTACTTAACCAGTCTCTCGGTTATTACGCAGGGCTCACCACGACTGCCACTAATATGTCACTGATCACCTCTTTTGTTCCCTTGATGAGTGTTTTCATTAGTCTGCCTCTACTCAACAAACCTATTTCGGCGCTCAGTATTGTCGGTGGTGTACTTTCACTGTGTGGCCTTGCTTACATGTTAGGAGAAGGCAACCCACTGTTTTTCTTACATCAAAGTGTTACCGAAGGTGATGCTTTGATGGTAATGGCGGCGTTAGTCTATGCCTTATATTGCGTACTCCTCAAACGCTGGAAAATGCCCTTTAGCAACTGGACTTTGATTTATCTACAAGGGGTTTGTGCCGTATTTATGCTTACACCACTCTGGTTAACCAGTGATCATTTACTCCCAACCGAGGGATCACTCTCTTTGATTGCCTACGCAGGAATCGCCGCTTCATTACTGGCACCTTGGATGTGGGTTAAAGCGATTGACGCGATTGGTGCTGACTCCACCGCCATGTTTATGAACCTGCTACCCGTGTTCTCTGTTTCATTGGCCGCCACATTATTGGGTGAAACCGTACAACCTTATCATCTGCTTGGTGGGTTATTGGTGATCAGTGGTGTCGCACTTTCACAACTCAAAATTCAGCGCCGTAATGATGACGGCGTCGAAAAAGTGACACAAGTATAA